The Ahaetulla prasina isolate Xishuangbanna chromosome 13, ASM2864084v1, whole genome shotgun sequence genomic interval CACGAACCCATTTTTCATGAGCAGGATGCAAAAACAGACACCACCCACCCCAAGGCCGTGGGACTCTGCCCGTGTCTGGCCCACTTAGGGACTCTTTCAACAGTCTTCTGTCATCTCCAAGCCACTATATGCCCAGTCCAGAAGCAACAGTTTCGGTTGCCTCTCCAAACACTATTATACAAATGCCATTGTCAGTGAAAAAGGGCATTCAGGAAAAGTAAGAAGGAAGAACTCTCCATCATGTGTAGCAactggaggaagaggaaaggtggtTCATGTGGCCCTTGACAACCCTCCCACATAGAGGAAGCCTCTGTTGACAGGAAGATGTTGACAGGAAGATCCAAAGTCATGTTTTCTAGGCATGACCTTGGTCAACGCAATCCCCGGTTGCTTCGGTTTCACACCTGCCCCAAACCGTAACAGTGTTCCTCAGTGTCCCAGCTCCACCAAACGTGCCTAGGCCAGTCTACAAGAAAAGGGATGGACTTTGATTCAAGCCTAGGAATGCCAAGAGCAAAAGAAACAGAGCCACGGAAAGCTCGGAGGTGGCCCTATCGCCTGACTCCAAGTCTCGTGTCCTTTCAAACAGGTGAAGCTTGTCTTTGTTGGAGTGGAGCATCTTGACATCTTCAAAAGCATAATAAGCAGCGAGGGTGAAGTTGACATCGCCGGTTGTCAAGAGATCAAAGACACAGGACTGGAAGTACAAATCCTCAACCGGAAGCTTCTCTTTGCATTTGGCTGTGGCTGAGTCATAGGTGAAGACCTCGGGTGAAGAAGACGGGTTTGAGCCTTTCTGGTGAGGGCGGTTTTCAGTAGCCTTTGGGGTGGAAGGGAAGGCGTGGAAGTCTAGCTGCTGGTTGAGTGGACAACCCCGGAGGCAAAGATAGAGGCCCTGGTTGTCTCCGTCCTCCACAGCTTTCACGACCTCCTCTGGCATCCGGACGGCAAAAGTGAGGTAGCGACCGACTTGTCTCACTACGATGGTGGTGCCAATGTATTTGGCCTGGATCTCAATGTGTTGGCCAGAGACCTTCTCGGTGATCTTCAGACTGTTGGCCCCATGCTTGTCACCGCCGTTCTTCGAGCCGTCAGCAAAGGCTGCTGGGAGTTCATCCATCTCTGCCTGGTACACCTTTTGATCCACGCATTCCTGGAAGCTCTTGAAAATGATAGTGAGCTGGTGGGAATGAAAGGCAAAAGGTTACtgaccagggatgggctgctggaggttcgcaggggttagctaagattctgtgcagtttggagaacccccaaatcccactcctggctggcccctccgaCCCcatcaaacccctcccctcccaggagtactcacgtggcccattttggatgcatgtaagtgcagggtgcgtgtgaaggctcagggagggcgaaaaacgggcctactggaagttcgggaaggctggaaacgggcctatttccagcctccagaatctggggaggctgtttttgccatcccggagactcgaggaaagcctccagaacccggggaggacaaaaacgcccccctgccttggtgcaggaggccgactaggccacaccaaccatggccatgcccacacagcaaccaggcagagaaccccttgctaaaaatgttGAAGCCCACCCGTTACTGACATTGGCAAGACGGTCTAGATCTGTTCATAAAATTCTCTCTTCTGCTAGTTGTCCTAATCTATTTTTAAACTTAGCTTAGGGATGTGATCAAATGATTTTAGGATGCCATTGAACTGGGGGAGGCCAATTTTTAACGTTTGTTTAGAAATATTGGATACCTTTACAGGGCAACCTCCTTTTCGGTTTTGAATCCCTTAAAAAGTAGGGAAAATTGCCCTTATTCAAGTATTTCAGGGAGGCCTAAAGAGTGAAATGAGAGTTCTGAGGCCCTGCAAGTGTTCTTAAATCCCCCAAACAAGCAGGTGTTGGACTTTCTTGGACCACAGAAGGATGATGTGGAGGCCTCCAGAACAAGCCAACTCAATTTTGATGAGAAGTCAGGCAAAGCAAGCTTTTCCAAAACATCCGCAAGAGGTCAGATTCTACAAGCCATGCTATTCTATGGGGACATTCCTACCTTGGTGGTGGCCGTTGCCAGGGAGCCAGGCAAGACAGGAGTATTGGTGACTTGCACATTCAGGTAATTGTTGTCAATGAGCGGCCAGGCCCCTTGGATTTTGCATGTCTGGAAGCTGTCCGAAAACGTCCGCAGGTGGGGGTCTCCAAACAACCCACAGTGGGTGTAGTTGGGGTGCAAGGAGTGTTTGTGGAAGCTACGTTCATAATGGCAGCTCTCGGGGCTGTCCGAGCGCTCCTGGCTGTCGCCCCGGGGCAGCGGAGGGAGGCGAGGCTGAGAGGTGGGGCCATCTTTGGAGCAGTTGTGTTGGGTCATGAGATCATCGATGCCGTGGACTGCAGAGTGGTAGAAAAGATCTCCCCGGCAGGTGCGAGCCGTGTGGTGGGTGCAGAGGGCGTAGGCGCGCAGGGCAGTGCAGAACTCAGGAGCATCCTCAGCGGCCGGGGGCTGGGTCCCCGAGGTTGCGGCCAAAAATTCAGAGTTGCACTTCATGATCTTGCACGGAGACATggctaagagaaagagagagaagagcacACCTGTTGGAAGTGTCCAGTGAGGCTTTCTAATCTACCTATGCAGGTAGTCATCAATTTACAGCAGttctaataaaggagaacatttttagctcagggttgaactgagaggtccttggttggtctctgaacttggttgtttccttgcagatgtttctttaccctaactagctaacatcatcagtgctacgttacctagttagggtaatgaaacatctgcaaggaaacaagcaagctcagagaatcctcctcctcctcctcctcctctctgtatatccagtggtgggattcagccggttctgtgaCCTGCCCGGACATAATGTGcaagcactgcgcatgtgcagaaggtaatacgcatgtgcagagcaggTGCGCGCGAGCAAAGCGAGTGCACACGCGTGCGCACTCACATCTGCAAACCgatagggaaggtaaatgaatcccacctctgtagcACActgcattcccttctagcactgatgatattacctagttgggtaatgaaacccaacaaccaagctcagagaccaccaaggatccaGAGCTgctgctgttcctcctcctcctcctcctcctcctcctcctcctcctcctcctcctcctcctcctcctcctcctctctgcacaccccattcccttctatgatgttacctagtttgggtaaa includes:
- the RGMA gene encoding repulsive guidance molecule A isoform X3, coding for MSPCKIMKCNSEFLAATSGTQPPAAEDAPEFCTALRAYALCTHHTARTCRGDLFYHSAVHGIDDLMTQHNCSKDGPTSQPRLPPLPRGDSQERSDSPESCHYERSFHKHSLHPNYTHCGLFGDPHLRTFSDSFQTCKIQGAWPLIDNNYLNVQVTNTPVLPGSLATATTKLTIIFKSFQECVDQKVYQAEMDELPAAFADGSKNGGDKHGANSLKITEKVSGQHIEIQAKYIGTTIVVRQVGRYLTFAVRMPEEVVKAVEDGDNQGLYLCLRGCPLNQQLDFHAFPSTPKATENRPHQKGSNPSSSPEVFTYDSATAKCKEKLPVEDLYFQSCVFDLLTTGDVNFTLAAYYAFEDVKMLHSNKDKLHLFERTRDLESGDRATSELSVALFLLLLAFLGLNQSPSLFL
- the RGMA gene encoding repulsive guidance molecule A isoform X2, with translation MVMGKGASAKALGLIHFFLLWLSIFPAAMSPCKIMKCNSEFLAATSGTQPPAAEDAPEFCTALRAYALCTHHTARTCRGDLFYHSAVHGIDDLMTQHNCSKDGPTSQPRLPPLPRGDSQERSDSPESCHYERSFHKHSLHPNYTHCGLFGDPHLRTFSDSFQTCKIQGAWPLIDNNYLNVQVTNTPVLPGSLATATTKLTIIFKSFQECVDQKVYQAEMDELPAAFADGSKNGGDKHGANSLKITEKVSGQHIEIQAKYIGTTIVVRQVGRYLTFAVRMPEEVVKAVEDGDNQGLYLCLRGCPLNQQLDFHAFPSTPKATENRPHQKGSNPSSSPEVFTYDSATAKCKEKLPVEDLYFQSCVFDLLTTGDVNFTLAAYYAFEDVKMLHSNKDKLHLFERTRDLESGDRATSELSVALFLLLLAFLGLNQSPSLFL
- the RGMA gene encoding repulsive guidance molecule A isoform X1, yielding MERQFNTATRKKNHPTIISCLLCTFSCYSLKEREVKGKASQNNIRERKKRNHLSIFSCPLQYFNSYKAMSPCKIMKCNSEFLAATSGTQPPAAEDAPEFCTALRAYALCTHHTARTCRGDLFYHSAVHGIDDLMTQHNCSKDGPTSQPRLPPLPRGDSQERSDSPESCHYERSFHKHSLHPNYTHCGLFGDPHLRTFSDSFQTCKIQGAWPLIDNNYLNVQVTNTPVLPGSLATATTKLTIIFKSFQECVDQKVYQAEMDELPAAFADGSKNGGDKHGANSLKITEKVSGQHIEIQAKYIGTTIVVRQVGRYLTFAVRMPEEVVKAVEDGDNQGLYLCLRGCPLNQQLDFHAFPSTPKATENRPHQKGSNPSSSPEVFTYDSATAKCKEKLPVEDLYFQSCVFDLLTTGDVNFTLAAYYAFEDVKMLHSNKDKLHLFERTRDLESGDRATSELSVALFLLLLAFLGLNQSPSLFL